The region AGCATGGGTAGCACGTTTCGTTGGATTATCAATGTTTTTAGCATTAAGTGGGGCCTTTATGACATTGTCTTATAGTCCGCTTAAACAATTAATTGAAGGAACACCTAAAAAAATCTGGCCTAAGTCAATGACCGTTATTAAAAATGGGATTCCTATAAATGCGATGCGTGTTCAAGCCGTGATTGCGATTGTTTTAATTTTATTAGTGTCATTTGGTGGAGAGTCAGCTTCAGAATTCTTTGATAAATTAGTCTTAATGACTAATGTTGCCATGACGATTCCATACTTATTCATCGCGTTTGCCTTTGCTTCATTTAAGAGACGTGATGACATTCCTAAACCATTCGTCATTTATAAAAGTAAAGGGTTAGCCATTACGATTGCGTATATTGTGACAGCAGTTGTAGCGTTTGCGAATATCTTTACAATTATTGAACCTTTAACATCTGGTGATTATGTTAAAACAATTTGGATGATAGCTGGACCATTATTATTTGGTATTATTGCTTTATTATTATATGGACGTGGAGAACGTCAATAACCAAAAAGGACCTATCAGTAATGATAGGTCCTTTTTTTATTCTCCAGCAACTATTAATGATTTAATGTAAAGACTTGGTGATCCAATATTTGATGGTCCAAAATCTAAATCATTTCCAATAGCTTCAATTTGTTGAAGAAGATCAAAGAAGTTTCCTGCAATGGTGATTTCATGAATAGGATCATCTAATTTTCCGTCTTTAATCAGAAATCCACTTGCAGAAAGTGAAAAATCTCCTGAGATTCCATTTAATCCAGAATGTAGTCCTTGTACATCGGTAATATACAGTCCGTTTTGAATGATTGTTAATAAGTGATCAAATGAAGTTTGAGTTGGCTTGATGTACATATTAGTAGGTGAAATGTTGACAGAACTTTTAAAGCTTGAGCGTGAAGCATTTCCAGTTGGTGCTACGTTAAACGTTTTAGCTGTTGTTAAGGAGTGAAGATAGGTATTAAGCACCCCATTTGTCACGATTTCTTTTGTATACGTTGCGACGCCTTCACCATCAAATGAAGAACTTCCCATTCCATTTTCTAAATGGGGATCATCAATGATACTGACAATGGGACTTGCAATCACCATTCCAACTTTATCTTTTAAACGCGATAAATCTTTTAAAATGGCTTCGCCTGAGAAAATATCGCTCATGGCTTCTAAAATATCTCCAGCAACTAAGTTGCGAAGTAAAATCGGGTAAGTTCCTGATTTTACTTTTTTAGCGCCTAATTGAGCTAAAGCACGCGAGACGATTTTTTTAGCAAATGATTTAGGTTCATAGTCAGTAAAGTTTGTGCTAATGATGAAGTCTCCATCTGTTTTATTTTCACCATTTTCTGTGACAAGAACACTGACATACGTATAGGCGAAGTTTTGACGCTCTGATAAATCTAATCCCTTTGTATTTTTCAACATGATTTCTGAGGTACCATTAGAAAAAGCACAGTAATTAACCGATTTAACGCGAGGATCGAGTGCAAAACATTCTGATTCCACTGCTTTTAGGAAATTAATTTTTTCAAGTGGCGTTATTTCATTAAAGGCCGGATGATATAAATCAAGCGTGGTATAAAACTCATCACCACCATAAAGTTCTTCATTTTCCGATTTTTCTAAAATAATGGCATTATTAATGACACTAGAGATAATGAACGGAATGGAAGAATCATCACATTTTTCAGTATAGGTATAACCCATTTTTCCTTCATAAAGGCCACGGAAAGATAGACCTTGTGTGACAGATACTGAGTAGGAATCCACGTTTTGCTCGAACACCTTGCATGAAAAGTTATCATTTTTCACGACATAAATTTCCATATCTGTTAATCCGGCAGCATGTCCAGCTTCAAATAAAGTATTAAAGTTAATCATTGCTTATTCCCCCTTTGCTCCACCAACTGTAATTTCTTTAACACGTAGGGCAGGTTGACCGACATCCGTTGGAATTGAGCCACTTGAAGCCCCACACATTCCTTGTGCTCGTGCTAAATTTTCACCGACCATATCAATTTGATGTAAGATTTGAGGTCCATTTCCGATTAAAGTAGCTCCACGAACGGGTTCTGCGATTTGACCATTACGGATTATATAACCTTCGTTCACTGCGAAGTTAAAATCACCTGTTGCAGGATTAACAGAACCACCACCCATGCTTTTAGCATAAAGACCGTATTCAGTATTTGCGATTATTTCTGCACGTGTATGAGGTCCGTTAGCGATAAAGGTATTGGTCATACGAGAGGTTGGAGCAAATCGATAATTTTGTCGGCGTGAAGAACCGGTAGAAGCCATATTCATGCGACGCCCATTTAATTTATCAACCAGATAGCTTTTTAAAATCCCATTTTCAATTAAGACGTTACGCTGTGTTTTCGTTCCTTCATCATCGACATTCAGTGATCCCCAAGCA is a window of Turicibacter sanguinis DNA encoding:
- a CDS encoding TldD/PmbA family protein; protein product: MINFNTLFEAGHAAGLTDMEIYVVKNDNFSCKVFEQNVDSYSVSVTQGLSFRGLYEGKMGYTYTEKCDDSSIPFIISSVINNAIILEKSENEELYGGDEFYTTLDLYHPAFNEITPLEKINFLKAVESECFALDPRVKSVNYCAFSNGTSEIMLKNTKGLDLSERQNFAYTYVSVLVTENGENKTDGDFIISTNFTDYEPKSFAKKIVSRALAQLGAKKVKSGTYPILLRNLVAGDILEAMSDIFSGEAILKDLSRLKDKVGMVIASPIVSIIDDPHLENGMGSSSFDGEGVATYTKEIVTNGVLNTYLHSLTTAKTFNVAPTGNASRSSFKSSVNISPTNMYIKPTQTSFDHLLTIIQNGLYITDVQGLHSGLNGISGDFSLSASGFLIKDGKLDDPIHEITIAGNFFDLLQQIEAIGNDLDFGPSNIGSPSLYIKSLIVAGE